Part of the Lolium rigidum isolate FL_2022 chromosome 6, APGP_CSIRO_Lrig_0.1, whole genome shotgun sequence genome, cagtagtagtagattttccaaataggaattcaagagaagatctctccataatgaattatagcagcatgcagaaataaaaacaacacgtacagtaaaagttttccttaccaattccacttaccaatagcgcttcactccccggcaacggcgccagaaaatagtcttgatgacccaaaagtatagggggtgtatcgtagtactttcgataaataagagtgtcgaacccaacgaggagcagaaggtgttgacaaacagtttcgatgaaggattcactgtaaatgctcacagacaagttttcaggagattttgatatagcagataaataaaatacaagtaagtaaaatgcgagaataataattgcagcaagtggcccaatcctttttagcacaaaggacaagccggtttgtttacttatgatgaccaaacgttcttgaggacacacgggaatttagtctagtgctttcgcttcatatagttgattaatcttcattgttttgataagtgttgtgtgggtgaactaatgctaatgcaccgcccttcctaggactaatacatgcttgtgattaaaccccttgcaagcatccgcaaatacaagaaagtaattaagataaatctaatcacagccttaaactctgagatcctgctatccctcatgcatcgatataccaacgggggttcaggttgctgtcacgccggcaaccccacaattagcaaacgaatacaagatgcattcccctaggcccataaaggtgaagtatcatgtagtcgacgttcacatgacaccactagaagaataacaccacaacttaaatatcaaaccattaaatattactcaacaaagttcactactaacatttagacttcacccatgtcctcaagaactgaacgaactactcacaagacatcatatggaacatgatcagaggtgatatgatgatggataacaatctaaacataaatcttaattcaacggtttcactcaatagcatcaataacaaggagtaatcaacaccgggagagtttcccctctgaaataatcaagattcacccttagatgttacagcggagacgaggtgcagcggtggagatgacggtgtcggtggtggagatgatgatgatgatcccaatgaagtcctgctcgatgacggtgatgatggcgatgatttccccctctggaaaggaatttccccggcagatttcagcctgccggagagctcttttctctctggtgttttccgccccgcagaggcggctgcgactatcctcgatgttcccctgcaccttagggtttctaggagatgaagtacgcgaaagggcgatggccgagggggtcgtgggccccctccccacatggcggcgtgccaaccctggtggccgcgccggcctatggggagggcccatggcgtctcctcggcctccccttttggctggctccgtcatctggaaaaataggagcttcggtatattttccgtcaattgttgatcttcagaaatattgtatcctgacggtgctttttccagcagaatcctgactccggtgagtaatcctccaataatcatgaaacatgcaaaaataggtgaaataacataagtatcatctctaaatatgaaatatatcaatgaataacagtaaattatgatataaaatagtgatgcaaaatggacgtatcagatgGTTTCGTAGAGAAGCATGCATACGATCACCCTCTGGaaaataaaatttgatttcagcaAAAGAGCATTCAAAGAATTTGGGCCTTGCCAAATTCTCCGACTTTGCTTAGCAAGCAAcgctagattaaaaagctcaatgTCTTGAAACCCCCATATATTTTGGAATGCTCATAACATATCATTATGAAGGCATAAACCCCATAGCAGCTTCTCCTCATTCTTCGTTTACTTCCTCACCAAAAGTGGCAGCAAAATCAAAATCCTTCGAAAATTTCAAATTTCTTTTTGATTTGAGGAAACCTAAAGAATCGGTAAACGGCGGTAGGctgttgaaatcggatgtaattTTTCCTATAGATACATTTACATATAATTTTTTTCCATCAGGTTGTATGCAAATCTAGTTCCATTTTGACCGAAACATGGCATTATTTTGCAAAATATGTGAAAATTCATGTTTTTTAAGTTTCCTAACAACTAGAACGTATAACACACGGCAATCTCAAAGGGTTTTCAATTTGAAAtttctttattttttcaaaactgaATGCGACCCCTGTGTGTATGTGTGGTGGGGGgtgggggggtgggggtggggggagggTTGTGGTTGTGTGTGTGGGAGTGCGCCAATCCCATGGCTCGATGTTTTCCTCGTAGTCCGGAGTTCGTGCCCCATGAAGAAGTATCCACAAGAGTTCCCGGTCCCGTGATGGACATGTATTTTGGATTAAACTATATTCATGATGGATATGTATTTGATGAAATATTTCTTGTGTATACTCTTGCATATTCCCGGTATTATATAGTgatctttaaaaaaaaattggtgaTCCATATGTTATTTGTTATATATGAAGCAACAAACAAATATGTTCTAATTACTATTAGTACTCCGTATATTTTAGACAATTTCCAGCCAAACACGTACGAGTAAAAACTCAAAACACCGGCTTTTCCGGCATACCATAACATCCAGCCACAACCAGCCTAAATTAAAAGGCCATCCTCAAAGCACTTACATTAGACAGTAAGAGCTGACATATTTGATAGGGGCAGTAAACTAAAGTTTAACGTTGTAAATATACGTATTTGTGATATATAGGGGCAGGAAACCAAAGTTTAACGTTGTAATCACATAGTACTCCATCGACCATCGGAGTACAAATTTAGGAACAATATACAGTAGGCCAAAGTTCCGTTTCAACCTGATTTCGAAATTGGCCGAGAGTTTCAGGAGGCGCGCCGGCCAGCAGCTGCAAGCGTCGTCTACTTGGAGACCACACCATCGTTGCCAGCGAGCATCATGTACTTGTCCCGACGGCGAAGCCCGGTGCATTCGAAGCCGAGCGCCTCGCCTAGCCGCCGCTGGATCCAGTTCGCCACCTCTGCGCCGGCTCTTCCCCCGGCGCATGTTTGATCCCGCGGCACTGGGCCTAGGAACTCCACCCGGTACGAAGGGGCAGGGTTGGCGAAGAACGCCACGGGGTCGAGCCACTTGTGCCCGCTCGCCGTCGTGCCGTACAGCGACGTCACCTGAGCGTCCAGCGCCACGGGCTCCAtgtcgtcggcgagctcggcgaaCAGCGGGCTGAACCGCAGCAGGTAAGGCTCGCGGCAGGTGGTGCCCTCGGGGCAGACCGCGAGGTCTCCTTGCTCCAGCAGCCGCGACATGGTCTTGGCATCGCGCTCTCGGTCGCGGGTCAGCCGCACCGTCTTGATGGGCGCGAAGATCTCCGAGACCCGGCTGAGGCTGTACGTCACGGCCGGAACGGGCTTCTCCAGCGCCGCCGTGAGCATGATCGGGTCGACCAGCGTCCGGTGAGTGCACACGAACAGGACGCCCCTGCGTTTGGTCCCTGCTTCGGGGATGCGGCGGCCCGATGTGCGGAAGCGGACTCCGAAGAGGGCACCGGCTGCAAAGCTGATCTTGTAGGGTAGGCCGATGCCTATGGAGATGCGGATGACAGAGAGGACGAAGCCGAGCGGCAGGTAGAGGAAGAAGGCGAGCGTGGCGGAGGCAGTGGGGAGGAAGGCGAGGCGGCCGTCGTGGAAGATGAGCGGCTTCGGGTACCTCTCCCGTGGAAGCGTGGCGGTCTTGGCGCTCTCCCTGCTCACCACATAAACTTCCTGCGGTAATTCAGTCAAACATGTGTCTTGTGAGTTGCCGTGAGAAAATTTACTGAACTGCAGAAATTGTACGTGTTGCTTCAAAGATGTATGGAAGCTGCGACGTTACAGTACAGAAAATTGTACGTGATGCTTCAAAGTTTGCTTTCCTCCGATTCAACACAGACACACCGGTGTTAAGATAAGTTTATTTTTGGCGAACTGCTCTAAGATAACCTTGGCAATACGATGCAGCATTTCGCACCATCGATATCCTATTTTCTCTTGACAGGTAGTACGTCTTTACTCCTGATTTGAAATCTCATCCGATCCATTGTTTAAGGCAGTGGTCGAGCAAATCGGGCCACCATTTATGAACTGTAATAATTTTGTTGACGTCCCCAACTGCAATATCAGCTTAGATCTAGAGGTAGTATAGGAGTAAAAAGAAAACGCCCATCTACTGTACTCTCAAAATCGAAGACCTGAAAAACGGGTTTTATGTTTGTCTCCAGGCTCTGGGCGATTGATACAGGCAAGTAGCCCCTACTAGGCCGAAGGAAATGAAGAAGTCTTGTCGCTGCGCCACCAACATAGTATGGGTGTGTGAAGTGAAACACTGAAACTGCATATGCCGCCTTGGGAGGAAGCAAAAGCTTCTATATATGTCACGCCAAACATTACTGCGTTCGTACGAAGTGATGTAGTAGTACTGTACTGAATTGGTAAGCATGTGCAGAGTGCAATTGTATATCCACAGTGCCAAAAAAATGGTACGCAGTGGCCCACTCAGTGATCACTTCCAAGCGGTGAGTTAGGCGTCTAATTAGTACAACCTCTCACCCTTAAACTCAGGTAAATTCAAATACAAAAATGGCTGATCACTCGATAGCTCTTTGTAATTAAAGACATGGTGTTTTTTAAGATTTAAATGGATATACGTAGCGATGTAAAATATGTAGCATACATATAGGTAGTAGCAGTATATACGTTGTCAGCACTCGGGGGCTTTGTTGGGCGGCGCTGGTCGTGGCCGGCAGGCTAGAGGCACAATAAACAAGGTGGTGTTTGCCATCCATGAGGCATTGCGAGGCAGTGCAGGCCGGCACGAGCCTCGTCAAGGCCTCGTAGATGCATGCCGAAAGCGGTGGCAGCAGCGTGCAGGATGGCGGCGCGACGGCGAAGGGTGTGGCTGGACAGTCTGGGGTTGTTTTGGCTGGCCAGTCGCCCGGTACGACGCGTTGGGAACGAACCCACGAAGTGCTGGACATGTTCGGCATGGCGCGAAGCAAAACATTCAAGGTAATAGGGGCGGGTCGGACAAGTTGATGAGGAGGTAGAAGCAACGATCAGCCTCGATGTGGGATCAAATAGCCAAAGAATACGATAGTCGTCGATGAGAGATGAGATCGTTGTGACGAAGGAACACACTATAGGGAGGTCGTGGGGCGCGGATCTATCGCGCCCACCATCCCACTTTAATGGAGCCACACCGATGGCCACATAGATTACCACTGTCCGCATTTAATGTGCACGGTTAACGAAGGGATTACTACTCAAGTGACTGTGGTGACGCGACCGGTCGGGTGGTAGACCGGGTCAGGAACAGTGACGACCGGGTTGGTATATACTTAGATCCATATTGTGGCTTTATCTCATGCTAGGTTTTTCAAATTGTAACCCGTCTCCCTACTATATAAGGAGAGGCAGGGCTCCCTTGCACAGAACCCCTCTCTCTctatgtctctctctctctccttgtgAGCTCATCTCCTACCTCTAATAAACAGCTCGAGGAGCTCCATTGTTGTGGGGTTTTCACCTCAATCATATATACAACTCAGATAAGCAGGAGTAGGGGTTTAACCTCCTCACGAGCAGTGGCGGCGCTACGGGTGGGCCATACTGGGCCGTAGCCCACCCTTTCCTGCCAGCATTCCCTTATGTTTTGTCACAAATTTAGCCCATTAGCAGACAGATGGCCCATTCTCTACTGACCGGCCCACCCTTAGGTATCTGTCACGCTCCACCACTGCTCACGAGGGCCTTGAACCTGGGTAGATCCTTGTGTTTGTGTGTTTGTATTTCTTCTTCATCTCCCCTCCTCCGGATTCTCCGGTGCACATCGGTCCCAACTTAAATCTACCCATGACATCTgtatgttcaccacgacgacatataCCCGTACATAGATAGTTTGGATATGAATTTAGGAGGGCCCGCAATTAGCTAATTATCCGAAAACCCAAACTAAGTTTGGGAAGGGGTCCTACCGGAGCAGCTGTGACCCTGTTAGAAATAAAGAGCGGTAAATGCTCAACACACCTTCCACTTGCTCTGCGCAAGTACGGTATCGAAATTTTCTTCCAAAACTATAATGCAGAACAGTTGAAAACCATGTATCCCTGCTCATTTCTTTGAAAGAGTGAAAGTACTTGTGATGGTGATATAAACAAAACATTCTCTCGTTCCTTTCTCTGAATCTAGCTAATAGCTCGCGATATCCCTCTCCCTCGTAGGAGGAGAAAATGTCCATGCGTTGGTGCAAAAGGAGCCATAGGTAAACGATGGTCAGCGTTGCTGTGAAGTCCCAGCGGTACCGGTACTCAAGCTAACACGTCGTAATTGAAAACAGTTGAAAGAACGTgaggttttttttaaaaaagaagtGTACAAACACGAATGTACTACGCACCTTGCAGCCGGGGATGAACAGGTGGTTCAATGGATTGGAGGCCCCGACGACGAAAACGTCAGCCATGTCGCCCTCCCCTCCGAGCACCTCCGGCCCTGCTCCTGGCCCGCGCAGCAGCCCGGTGAAGTAGCAACCGCGCCCAATCTGAACCGTCTGAAGTTCACGCCCGACGACCACGTCCGTGGGCATGTACTCCTTCAAGAACCACTCCGCCATCACCCTCGGCGCGCTCGTCACGGCCACCTTCCTCCCCGCCGGCAGCCACAGGTGGTCGTACACCAGCGCGTTGAGCCTCTCCATGTAGAACTTGGGCAGGATGGCGCGGGCCACGAGGTCGGCGTCCCGTGGCCTGAGCCCGACGAAGGTGACGAACGCCATGACCCGGATACCAGCGTCGGCGTGCTCGCCCAAGGCCCATACGAGCGGGTAGGAGCAGAGCAGGAGCAGCGCCCGGAGCAGGCTGCCGCCCTCGCAGGCGACGAGCATGAAGTAGGGGAATAGGGTGGTGGACCTCAGGAGCCCGCCGTGGAAGTCGCACAGCACCGTCCTATCGGCGGCGGAGGGGATGGTgcacctggaggcggcggcggtggttgccCTGGCGGTGGAATTACGGTAGTATTGGAAGGCATTGCTGCGGAGCTTCTTAGCCGCCCGGTAGAAGTTGATGATCCAGTGGACGGCTATCTTGGGGAGAATGGCATGGAACACCATTTTCTTACTTCTACGATTGTACACAGAGCATGTCGTGTGAGAACTTCACCAACTAGCTGCCAACTTATACACCGGGCAGTAGCTTGTTTTGGGCAAGTATTTGTGGTAGAGAGACAATGAACGGTGTCAGTCGACCTGCATGAATGTGTGTTTATATAGCGATTGCTCCGGAACGGATATACGGGGAGCATGCGACCAGCGCGGGTACAACTTGTGGAAGTGAAATTAAGTTGGTGGGTGGAAGATATTAGTGCATCCCACAAACTGCTCTCATGCAGAGATTCGACTAGTGCAATGGTctgtaacatagagtagtgtgaTATTTATTTCACATATGGTTAATGACGGAGAGATTAACCTGTAGACTTATCTTAGCTTGAAAAATAGTACTCCCTTCGTCCTAGTTCGGCTTACGCGTATCTCTAGGTCGTAAATTTGACGataataatgcaacatatgtattataaaatatatatcattagaaagcttagatgttctactttctaatgatataatttttgtattatacaAATAATATTATATTGATCAAATTGACAATCTAGGGATACGTGCAAGCCCTCTTAGTAATGAAAATTGTCAAAAATCACTTCGCTGGAGGCCTCATAGCAAAAAAACATACTAATGTAGCAAAACCACATAACAGTTATAGCAAAAACAATTCACATATGATGCAAATCCACTGAAATCGTATGGCGCAAAAACCACAGAGCCACAGAGCGGTTGTAGCAAATAATAAATCACATGTGGTAGCATCCGCATCACCCGCTCACTCCTCCTCAGCACCATTGTCACCCCTTGCAACAACATTTCCCGCCTCTCGCAGCACCACTGCACGATCCTCGTAGCTTCGCAGACATCGCTTGAAGCATACCCGATTCCGGCTTGCGGCAACACCGCCTGATCCTCCTAGCTTGGTCATCAGCGCTTGCGGCAACACCTTCCGCCCCCTCGTAGCACCACTATACACCTCTTGTagcaccgccaccgcccgattGCAGCATCTTAGCCCATGATTTCGGCTCGTGCCAAGGCTGCCATCACCCACAACACCCTTTGCGGCCGCTCACAGCCACCGGATTTGCAGAAAAGGAGCGGTGATCGGCTTGCAACTTCACCAACAGCTCAGGCATTGGGTTGTTGATGAAAACCTCGAGGGACATCCTCCATGGGTGCCTGGAAGCTCCATGCGTGTGCCGCCCCATAGGCTCCCTAGATGGCGGGTGGGCAAGCGGCACTAGCCTCTAGCGATCCCGCGGGGCGATCCGGTCGTAGGTGGGAGAAACTCGGGCCATATAAATGTGCTCTAATATCTCATAGAAGTGCCCTGATTACTTATTAGGATGCTTTTCAATGTGTCAATTATACATGTGACTCCAAAAGTATTAAGGGCACTTTGATAAACTGCCGTTATAATTCACATTTTAGAGGTATTTGTCTAAGTACCACCAAAAATCTATTATGGCACTTTGATAAATTGCCACTAAAAATCTTTTAGGGCACTTCTCCAAAGTGTCCTAATATCTTTTTTGAGGCACTAACATGAATGACCCAGCATAATCTTCTTCTCTGTTCTGGGTCCTCTGTTAGAGGCTCGGGGCAGGTCTACCGTCCTCGGCGTGCTTGCGGCTCTTCGGAGCTTCGACGCGTCTTCCCTCAAGCTGGCGTTCGtgatggcggcgccggagctcgaAGATCTGGATGAATGTGATGGTGTTGACCAAGTTGATGTTGCTTATCGTGCGGGATGGAGGCATATCACCGAGGACCGTCGACTTCCTTGCTGCATGAGGGCTCTTCCCAGTCCAACGTCGCGGGTTTCGCCGGCGGAGCGTGCCGTGTGGGCAGGAGGGCATCAGAGCTCACAAGGACTTATTTATATTTTATCTTTGTTTCTGGGTTTATCTGTAAGATGCTTGGTTAATGAAATCGGCTTTATCcacgcaaaaaaaaaactgcccTAATATCATTTTTGAGGCACAATCATAATATGCCCCAGCaatgtatatttttttttttttggaactcaATGCATTGCATTAAACAGTGTGCGAAGCAGAATCGCTCGCCACTAGATCAGACACACACGGAACAAGTCCGTCAGTTACCAGAGCAGGTTGTCCTGCCATGTCTGCACCCTTAGCTGCAAGGGTGTGAGCTACCTGGTTACAAATTCTAGGACAGTACAAGACTTTAAATTCAGCAAAGTTACTTCTAACAAAAAACTTCATTCGATCAACGATTGTTCCCACGCTGGATAAGTCAATGCCCCCGTCTTCAAAGGAGCTTTTAAGGATCAGAGAGTCCGTTTCTAGACAGACTTTAGCCATTCCAAACTGTTGGGCGATCTGTAACCCGTAGTCAGCAGCAAGCACTTCAGCATGTAGAGCATTCTGAAGATGAGGAATAAAACCTGCAGCACACGCCACAGCGTCGCCATCGGCATCACGCAGCACAGCTCCCCACCCACCAGTAGAAGT contains:
- the LOC124659529 gene encoding glycerol-3-phosphate acyltransferase 1-like; translation: MVFHAILPKIAVHWIINFYRAAKKLRSNAFQYYRNSTARATTAAASRCTIPSAADRTVLCDFHGGLLRSTTLFPYFMLVACEGGSLLRALLLLCSYPLVWALGEHADAGIRVMAFVTFVGLRPRDADLVARAILPKFYMERLNALVYDHLWLPAGRKVAVTSAPRVMAEWFLKEYMPTDVVVGRELQTVQIGRGCYFTGLLRGPGAGPEVLGGEGDMADVFVVGASNPLNHLFIPGCKEVYVVSRESAKTATLPRERYPKPLIFHDGRLAFLPTASATLAFFLYLPLGFVLSVIRISIGIGLPYKISFAAGALFGVRFRTSGRRIPEAGTKRRGVLFVCTHRTLVDPIMLTAALEKPVPAVTYSLSRVSEIFAPIKTVRLTRDRERDAKTMSRLLEQGDLAVCPEGTTCREPYLLRFSPLFAELADDMEPVALDAQVTSLYGTTASGHKWLDPVAFFANPAPSYRVEFLGPVPRDQTCAGGRAGAEVANWIQRRLGEALGFECTGLRRRDKYMMLAGNDGVVSK